Proteins from a genomic interval of Clostridium sp. AN503:
- a CDS encoding glycine-rich domain-containing protein, producing the protein MAESIIQKAGGGAASDECTAGKAQVLAGYTAVTKDSGDEPAAGTMASNGSMDASLNCGQSKKIPAGYTPGGTVTANSLASQTGGATAEDKYVLNGKTYWKDGVKRTGGMTVASVASFSVAAYSTSQVLATWKNPSRGPYSGVAICAKTGGYPANINDGRVYTGVGSNSAVNGTSSQIIGGLAAGTTYYFRIWVYCTCSAGDQYSGYLQATCKVTAHGRQAFTASGTFTVPAGVRVINIHCTGGGGGGDTSTVSALSGGGGGYTAYKSGISVMPGQKIDVVVGAGGDAGLSGGTSQADSNSITLVEAHGGNARYYTNYNPPKWMYVQRYGGSGGGAPGDGYSSGREQYEAAGAGGSDGSHGYDSFYVTTPSSAGNHTAGGSMAGGGQKTTTREFGTGTLYSGGGGGGYNGNGGSSIQAPGGAGGGGHGAARGNNWNASDGSAGTGGGGGGCSPGKTNGYAGNGGSGNVIITW; encoded by the coding sequence ATGGCGGAGAGTATCATCCAGAAGGCTGGAGGCGGTGCTGCATCGGATGAGTGTACGGCGGGGAAGGCACAGGTTCTTGCCGGGTATACAGCGGTGACGAAGGATTCCGGGGATGAGCCGGCGGCGGGGACGATGGCGTCCAACGGAAGTATGGACGCTTCACTCAATTGCGGACAGAGCAAGAAAATCCCAGCAGGTTATACGCCGGGTGGGACTGTCACGGCCAACAGCCTTGCCAGTCAGACCGGCGGCGCGACCGCGGAAGATAAGTATGTGTTAAACGGCAAGACCTACTGGAAGGACGGCGTAAAGCGGACCGGGGGCATGACGGTCGCATCCGTAGCGTCTTTTAGCGTAGCCGCCTATTCCACATCTCAGGTGCTCGCCACATGGAAGAACCCGTCCAGGGGCCCATACAGCGGTGTTGCGATCTGTGCGAAGACAGGCGGCTATCCGGCGAATATCAATGACGGAAGAGTGTATACCGGCGTTGGAAGCAACAGCGCGGTAAACGGGACCAGCTCGCAGATCATTGGTGGTCTGGCGGCGGGGACGACTTATTATTTCCGCATCTGGGTTTACTGTACATGCAGTGCAGGGGATCAGTACAGCGGGTATCTGCAGGCAACGTGCAAGGTCACTGCGCATGGGCGGCAGGCGTTTACTGCATCGGGGACGTTTACGGTACCGGCAGGAGTAAGAGTTATTAATATCCATTGTACTGGTGGCGGAGGCGGTGGTGACACCTCAACCGTCAGCGCTTTGAGCGGAGGTGGGGGAGGTTATACAGCTTACAAAAGCGGAATATCTGTTATGCCGGGGCAGAAAATAGATGTTGTTGTTGGAGCTGGAGGTGATGCAGGACTTTCTGGAGGGACTTCCCAGGCAGATAGCAATAGTATAACGTTAGTAGAGGCTCATGGAGGAAATGCAAGATACTATACGAATTACAATCCACCAAAATGGATGTATGTTCAAAGATATGGTGGATCAGGAGGTGGCGCACCTGGAGACGGGTACTCCAGCGGTCGAGAGCAATATGAGGCAGCTGGTGCTGGTGGCTCTGATGGAAGCCATGGATATGATAGCTTTTATGTTACAACACCTTCGAGCGCCGGGAACCATACTGCGGGTGGTTCTATGGCAGGAGGTGGACAAAAGACAACAACGCGTGAATTTGGGACAGGAACTCTGTATTCTGGCGGTGGAGGCGGAGGATACAATGGTAATGGCGGATCAAGCATACAAGCACCAGGAGGAGCCGGAGGCGGAGGGCATGGGGCAGCACGCGGCAACAATTGGAATGCCAGTGACGGTTCCGCTGGAACAGGCGGCGGCGGAGGTGGATGTTCTCCGGGAAAAACTAATGGTTATGCAGGAAACGGCGGTTCCGGCAACGTCATCATCACATGGTAA
- a CDS encoding YmfQ family protein: MYGKVSYGLLNYAQESASGGSSADDHFVDLTRYVPPFLAQIRELAEIYRTEGYEAGQLKHDLEDLLDQCFIFTATWGLVLWEQMYGVDTNLALSYEQRREILMARLRGQGTTTRKMIQETAAAFSGGEVQVIEDNPHSHFIIRFVGVKGIPRNMQAFIGMLEEIKPAHLSYEFQYTYTVWDNLSGFTWDGLSGRTFEDVRVMEGV; the protein is encoded by the coding sequence ATGTACGGGAAGGTTTCTTATGGGCTGTTAAACTATGCGCAGGAGAGCGCATCGGGAGGCAGTAGTGCAGATGATCATTTTGTGGATCTGACCCGATATGTGCCTCCGTTTCTGGCACAGATCCGGGAGCTTGCGGAGATCTACCGGACGGAAGGGTATGAGGCAGGGCAGCTAAAGCATGATCTGGAAGACCTGCTGGACCAGTGCTTTATCTTTACGGCGACCTGGGGGCTGGTGCTGTGGGAGCAGATGTATGGGGTTGACACGAACCTGGCGTTATCTTATGAACAGCGCAGGGAGATCCTTATGGCAAGGCTCAGGGGGCAGGGGACCACCACAAGGAAGATGATCCAGGAAACGGCGGCTGCATTTTCCGGAGGCGAGGTGCAGGTGATCGAGGACAACCCCCATTCCCATTTCATCATAAGGTTTGTGGGAGTGAAAGGGATCCCCCGCAATATGCAGGCGTTCATTGGGATGCTGGAAGAGATTAAGCCCGCGCATCTGTCCTATGAGTTTCAATACACATACACAGTCTGGGATAACCTGTCTGGATTTACCTGGGATGGATTGTCCGGACGGACGTTTGAGGATGTCAGGGTGATGGAAGGAGTATGA
- a CDS encoding baseplate J/gp47 family protein — translation MYGDITYEKILGRMLERIPGDLDKREGSVIFDALAPAAVELQNAYIGLGWTLDQMFAGTAVRESLIRRCAEWGISPHPATKAALKGVFNMDIELGARFSLETLNYTAVERLDAGVYRMECETAGTAGNKLLGKLVPIGFIQGLTRAELTEVLEEGSDEEPTEALLERFLLKVQKPSTSGNRYDYYNWAVGCPGVGAAKVFPLADGPGTVKVVVANANRSAAGEELLRLVADTIEELRPIGADVSVVSAAEKRIAVSAKVKIKNGVNLGTVQAAFAAALTEFLQDHAFDIAYVSLARVGNLLLNVAGVEDFTELLLNGQAGNVALADEEIAVAGTVSLGVM, via the coding sequence ATGTACGGGGACATTACATACGAAAAGATCCTTGGGAGGATGCTGGAGCGGATCCCCGGGGACCTGGATAAACGGGAGGGATCGGTGATCTTTGACGCCCTGGCGCCGGCGGCGGTGGAGCTCCAGAATGCCTATATCGGGCTTGGCTGGACCCTGGACCAGATGTTTGCGGGGACGGCCGTGAGGGAGTCGCTCATCCGGCGCTGCGCGGAGTGGGGGATCAGCCCGCACCCGGCAACGAAAGCGGCGCTGAAGGGCGTCTTTAACATGGACATTGAGCTGGGGGCTAGGTTCTCACTGGAGACGCTGAACTACACGGCGGTGGAGCGGCTGGATGCAGGGGTCTACCGGATGGAATGCGAGACGGCGGGCACGGCAGGGAACAAGCTGCTTGGAAAGTTGGTGCCGATCGGCTTTATCCAGGGGCTGACCCGGGCGGAGCTTACGGAGGTGCTTGAGGAGGGCAGCGATGAGGAGCCCACGGAGGCGCTGCTGGAGCGGTTCCTTTTGAAGGTGCAGAAGCCATCCACCAGCGGGAACCGGTATGATTATTACAACTGGGCGGTCGGGTGCCCTGGCGTGGGGGCGGCAAAGGTCTTCCCGCTGGCGGATGGGCCGGGGACGGTGAAGGTGGTGGTGGCCAATGCAAACCGCTCTGCGGCGGGGGAGGAGTTGCTCCGTCTGGTGGCAGATACCATTGAGGAGCTGCGGCCCATCGGCGCGGATGTGTCGGTGGTATCAGCGGCAGAGAAACGGATCGCCGTCTCTGCAAAGGTGAAGATTAAGAACGGGGTGAACCTTGGGACGGTGCAGGCGGCATTTGCGGCAGCGCTCACGGAGTTTCTGCAGGACCATGCATTTGACATCGCCTATGTGAGCCTTGCCAGGGTGGGGAACCTCCTGCTAAACGTGGCAGGGGTGGAGGATTTTACGGAGCTTCTGTTAAATGGGCAGGCGGGCAATGTAGCGCTTGCGGATGAGGAGATCGCGGTGGCCGGTACGGTGAGTCTGGGGGTGATGTAG
- a CDS encoding DUF2634 domain-containing protein produces MLPKSTGTVVPVSLREKERTSRTYGIVRETGRISGSVDSLEAVRQAVYCILNTERYDHLIFSWNYGVELKDLYGRPAPFVKSEVKRRIREALLQDKRVRDVGGFVFRQERGLLKVSFTVHSTLGDFQMDKEVAV; encoded by the coding sequence ATGCTGCCAAAATCAACAGGGACCGTGGTGCCGGTCTCACTCAGGGAAAAGGAGCGGACGTCCCGGACCTACGGGATCGTGCGGGAGACAGGACGGATCAGCGGGTCTGTGGACAGCCTGGAGGCTGTCCGGCAGGCGGTGTACTGTATCCTGAACACGGAACGGTATGACCATCTGATCTTCAGCTGGAATTACGGGGTGGAGCTGAAGGATTTATATGGCCGCCCGGCGCCGTTTGTAAAGAGTGAGGTGAAGCGGAGGATCCGGGAGGCGCTCCTGCAGGATAAACGGGTCCGGGACGTGGGCGGGTTTGTGTTCCGCCAGGAGCGTGGGCTTTTGAAGGTTTCTTTTACAGTCCATTCCACCCTGGGGGATTTTCAGATGGATAAGGAGGTGGCAGTCTGA
- a CDS encoding DUF2577 domain-containing protein — protein sequence MPDWVDGMRRIAMNAYENSQPCDVCFGTVQSPEPLEVGIEELKLTVGRMQMVVPDYLTDRTVPVTVGGESGTAVIPGALKAGDRVVLLRKSGGQRYIVIGKEG from the coding sequence TTGCCTGACTGGGTTGACGGGATGCGCCGGATCGCCATGAACGCTTATGAGAACAGCCAGCCCTGTGACGTCTGCTTTGGCACGGTCCAGTCGCCGGAGCCGCTGGAGGTGGGCATTGAGGAGCTGAAGCTGACGGTCGGGCGGATGCAGATGGTGGTGCCGGATTATCTGACGGACCGCACCGTGCCGGTGACGGTAGGCGGGGAGAGCGGCACAGCAGTCATCCCCGGGGCCTTAAAGGCCGGGGACCGGGTGGTGCTTTTGCGGAAATCCGGCGGGCAGAGGTATATCGTGATCGGAAAGGAGGGATAG
- a CDS encoding hydrolase: MIEIMIEHEGKLFRPVACGTAAWSLERQGSPGKLTFSVLWDGTALFTEGDRVCLHCNGTGIFYGFIFERKTGKDRVVSVTAYDQLRYLKNKDTYRYENKTATEVIRMIAADFNLSVGELADTGFVIGSRSDPDKTLFDIILNALTLSMNATKQMYVLYDSYGKLTLKNVGDMKLDLLICDRTAEDYDYSTSIDGETYNQVKVSIDNEETGKRDIYMAKHTENINAWGVLQYYHKGEKGDDGQSLADTMLAKYNHKTKKLSIKNALGDVRVRPGCLMPVVMDLGDTKLSHYMMVEKAAHQFDGELHTMDLTLRGCDFIA; the protein is encoded by the coding sequence ATGATCGAGATCATGATCGAACATGAGGGAAAGCTGTTCCGCCCCGTGGCCTGCGGGACGGCAGCCTGGAGCCTGGAACGGCAGGGAAGCCCCGGGAAGCTGACGTTTTCAGTCCTGTGGGATGGGACGGCCCTGTTTACGGAAGGGGACCGGGTATGCCTGCACTGCAACGGGACCGGGATCTTTTACGGGTTCATCTTCGAGAGGAAGACCGGGAAGGACCGGGTGGTCAGCGTGACCGCATATGACCAGCTGCGGTATTTAAAGAACAAGGACACATACCGTTATGAAAATAAGACGGCCACGGAGGTGATCCGCATGATCGCCGCGGACTTTAACCTGTCCGTAGGGGAACTGGCGGACACCGGGTTTGTGATCGGGAGCCGGTCGGATCCGGACAAGACGCTGTTTGACATCATCCTGAACGCCCTGACGCTCTCCATGAATGCCACAAAGCAGATGTACGTGCTGTATGACAGTTATGGGAAGCTGACCCTTAAAAATGTGGGGGACATGAAGCTGGACCTTCTGATCTGCGACAGGACGGCGGAGGATTATGATTACAGTACCAGCATTGACGGGGAGACCTACAACCAGGTGAAGGTGAGCATTGACAATGAGGAGACGGGGAAACGGGATATCTATATGGCAAAGCATACGGAAAACATCAATGCCTGGGGCGTCCTCCAGTATTACCACAAGGGGGAGAAGGGGGATGACGGCCAGTCCCTGGCGGATACGATGCTGGCAAAATATAACCACAAGACAAAGAAGCTGTCTATCAAGAATGCCCTGGGGGATGTCCGGGTCCGGCCCGGCTGCCTGATGCCGGTGGTGATGGACCTGGGAGACACGAAGCTGAGCCATTACATGATGGTGGAGAAAGCTGCCCACCAGTTCGACGGGGAGCTCCACACCATGGACTTGACACTGAGAGGATGTGATTTTATTGCCTGA
- a CDS encoding LysM peptidoglycan-binding domain-containing protein, which translates to MAYQLYLGDVLFPVAPSKLKMKINGKNKTMDLISGQEINILNPAGLTEIDLDLLLPASRYPFADYEDGFEMPDYYLEELEQMKLGKRPVRFIVIRESPAGDSFFDTNMAVSLEDYTVTEDAKEGMDVTVSVSLKQYVHYGVQQVTVQVKEEEPDTADVSVEEEREAASAPEPSSYTVRDGDCLWNIAKRCLGDGNRWPEIYELNRDKVSNPNVIREGQVLTMPG; encoded by the coding sequence ATGGCATACCAATTATACCTTGGAGACGTGCTGTTCCCGGTGGCGCCCTCCAAGCTGAAGATGAAGATCAACGGGAAAAATAAGACGATGGACTTAATCAGCGGGCAGGAGATCAACATCCTGAACCCGGCCGGGCTGACGGAGATCGATCTTGACCTCCTCCTTCCGGCCTCCCGGTATCCGTTTGCGGATTATGAGGACGGCTTTGAGATGCCGGACTATTACCTGGAGGAGCTGGAGCAGATGAAGCTTGGGAAGCGTCCGGTCCGGTTCATCGTGATCAGGGAGTCCCCCGCGGGGGATTCCTTTTTTGATACCAACATGGCGGTCTCCCTGGAGGACTACACGGTCACGGAGGACGCCAAAGAGGGCATGGATGTGACGGTGTCAGTCAGCTTAAAGCAGTACGTCCATTACGGCGTACAGCAGGTGACGGTTCAGGTAAAGGAAGAGGAACCGGATACGGCGGACGTGTCCGTGGAGGAGGAGCGGGAGGCTGCGAGCGCACCGGAGCCGTCTTCTTACACGGTCCGGGACGGGGACTGCCTGTGGAACATTGCAAAACGGTGTCTGGGGGATGGGAACCGCTGGCCGGAGATCTATGAGCTGAACCGGGATAAAGTCAGTAACCCCAACGTGATCCGCGAGGGGCAGGTCCTGACGATGCCGGGATGA